The following proteins come from a genomic window of Yinghuangia sp. ASG 101:
- a CDS encoding beta-ketoacyl-ACP synthase III — protein sequence MPGSRITAMGHYQPTRVLTNDDLAAMVDTSDDWIRRRTGIATRHIAGDNESVTDLAAEAGAKALATAGLSPSDIGLVTVATCTAIDRLPSTAAQVAGRLGIPTAVTYDLNNGCAGFCTALACADHSVRAGAARHALVIGAEKMSHVTDWTDRSTCVLLGDGAGAAIVSAAEDGEEAGIGPVVWGSDPTRARAVRLVDEWHPMFAQEGQAVFRWVTGELPHVARDACAKAGVAPDELDGVVTHQANLRIVEALVRQLGLAESAVIARDVVDSGNTSAASVPMALAKLVERREIAPGGRVLLFGFGSGLSWAGQVVTCP from the coding sequence GTGCCGGGTTCCCGCATCACCGCCATGGGTCATTACCAGCCGACACGTGTCCTCACGAACGATGACTTGGCCGCGATGGTCGACACCAGCGACGACTGGATCCGACGCCGCACCGGCATCGCGACTCGGCACATCGCCGGCGACAACGAGTCGGTGACCGACCTCGCCGCCGAGGCGGGCGCCAAGGCCCTCGCGACGGCCGGGCTCAGCCCGTCCGACATCGGGCTGGTCACCGTCGCCACGTGCACCGCGATAGACCGCCTGCCGTCCACGGCGGCACAGGTCGCGGGGCGGCTCGGCATCCCGACCGCGGTGACGTACGACCTCAACAACGGCTGCGCCGGGTTCTGCACCGCCCTGGCCTGCGCCGACCACTCGGTGCGCGCGGGAGCGGCCCGGCACGCGCTGGTGATCGGCGCGGAGAAGATGTCGCATGTCACCGACTGGACGGACCGCAGCACGTGTGTGCTGCTGGGGGACGGTGCGGGTGCGGCGATCGTGAGTGCGGCCGAGGACGGCGAGGAGGCCGGCATCGGCCCGGTGGTGTGGGGCTCCGACCCGACCCGCGCCCGCGCGGTCCGGCTCGTGGACGAATGGCACCCGATGTTCGCGCAGGAAGGGCAGGCGGTGTTCCGCTGGGTCACCGGCGAACTCCCGCACGTGGCACGGGATGCGTGCGCCAAGGCCGGTGTCGCTCCGGACGAGTTGGACGGCGTGGTGACGCACCAGGCGAACCTGCGGATCGTCGAGGCGCTGGTACGCCAGCTCGGCCTGGCGGAGTCCGCGGTCATCGCGCGCGACGTCGTGGACTCGGGCAACACCTCCGCGGCGTCCGTTCCCATGGCCCTCGCGAAGCTCGTGGAGCGACGCGAAATCGCCCCCGGGGGCCGCGTGTTGCTCTTCGGCTTCGGCAGCGGCCTGTCGTGGGCCGGCCAGGTCGTCACCTGCCCTTGA